CCGCACCGCCGGTTCGGCGGCGTCGGCGTCCGGGTCGAAGGACTGCTCGTCGAGGTAGCCCTTCCCGTCGCCTGCCCACGCTCGCGGCGTCACCGCGCCGGTCGCGGCGTCGACGGAGCCCACCCACGCGAACCGGAAGCGGTCGTCGTCCGCGAGGCGCTCGCAGACGGCGCGGTCTATCTCCTCGTGGGTCTCAGCGCGCACGAGCGCCCGGTCGATCTCCCGGATGGTCTCGTTGGTGCGGTTCAGCGTCGTCAGCTGGTCGTTCTGGCGCTGGAGTTCGCGGTCCTGCTCGCGGAGCCGGGACTCGCGACGGACGCGGTCGAGGGCGGCCTCGGCGGTCGCCGCGAGCAGGTCGGCGAGTTCCCGCGTGACTTCGTCGAACGCGCCGACCTCGTTCGACCCGGCGACGAACACGCCGTGGTTGCCGAGCGGGATGAACGCCGCGCTCCGGAGGTCGGTCGCGGGGTTGCCGAGCCGGTCGGCGTCGTGGACGTCGTCGAAGAACAGCGGTTCGTCCTCCACGAAGCTGTAACTCGGGAGCGTCTCGCCGTCCGCGTGCACCGTCGGCAGCGGGCCGTGCAGGTCGCGCATCCCCTGGGAGTGGGCGGCGGGCCGGAGGTCGTTGTCGTCGGCGTCGAAGAGATACACCGCGGTCGCGTCGAGGTCGAGGACGGACGCCGCGTCCGCGACGACCTGCTGGGCGATTTCGCCGTGCGTCTCGGCGTACAGGAAGTCACGCGCCGTCTCCTGGAGGGTCGCGAGCGCCTGCTCGCGTTGCTTTCGCATCGTGATGTCGCGGCAGCTGTAGAGCAGCGTGCCGTCCTGAATCGACACCTCGCGGACGTTCACGAGCAGCGTGTGTTCGCGTCCCGCCTTGTCGGTGGCCGTCACCTCGATGTTCTTCAGGACGCCCCCCTCGGCGAGTTCCTCGCGGTCGAAGAGGTCGTCGCCGAGCAGTTCGTCGATGGGTCCGAGGTCGCGTATCTCGTCGGCGGTGTACCCGAAGATGAAGTGGACGTTCGGGCAGACGTACGTGTACTCGCCGTCCTCGTCGGTCATCAGGACGGTGTCAGTCATGTTGCTGAGGGTGACGCGGTGGAGTTGTTCGGACTGCCGGAGGTCGCGTTCGAGGTCGACGCGCTCGGTGGTGTCGACGCCCTCCACGACGACGGAGACGACGTTCCCGCGCTCGTCGGTGACCGACTGCGCGGAGAGTTCGACGACGCGGTCGTCCGCGACGCCGGAGCGCGTGACGACGGCGTGCCCGAACCCGCCGTCGAGCGCCGAGTCGACGACGCGCCGGATGTCCTCGCGGGTGCCGTCGTCGGCCGGCCACCACGGGAGCGTCCAGAAGGCGTCCCCGACGAGGTCGCCGGCGTTCGCGTCGAGGAAGTCCCGCGCGGTCTGGTTGACGCGTTCGAGGCGGCCGTCGGCGTCGAGCACCCACGTCGCGGTGCGCGCGTCGTGGAAGATGGCGTCGAACTGCCGGGCGCGCTCGCGCTGGGTGGTCGTCCGGCGCGCTTCGCGGACGGCGCGTTCGGCCCGTTCGAGCGTCTCGTCGACGCTGTCGGCGAGCGGGTCGCGGACCGCGACGTACTCGGAGACGCCGGCGGCGACGGCGTCGCTCGCCAGCCGTTCGCTGCCCGACGCCGCGCCCAAAATCACGGGGAGCGTCGCGGTGTGTTCGCGGAGCGCGCGCGTCAGCGCCACCCCCGAGTCGTCCGGGAGGTCGGCGGCGGTGACGACGCAGTCCGCGTCGCCCGCGTCGAGTGCGTCGCTCGCGGTGTCGACGCGTTCGACCGCGGCGTCGGTGCGTTCGCGGAGCGCGTCGGCGACGGCCGTCGCCCAGTTCGTCTGTCCGACGACCAGTACCGCCGACGAGTCGAGTACGGAGTCTGATGGAACCATCACGTGAGAGCGTGGCGAGTCGGCGACGGCGCGCCGCCGTCGGCCGGGGGTCGAGTCCCGTTAGTTCGCACGAGCCCAGAAGTCGCGTGCATTACAGTTCAATGTCGGTCTAGTACGATGCTTTACTATACAACTGTCGCGGACGCGGCGCGGGGTGCCGGGTCGCGGCGGCAGTCAGACCAACCGGAGGGCGCCGGTCACGAGCGCGAGCGACACCACGAGCCGCCCGACCGTGCCGACGAACGCAGCGAGCGCGAGCATCCGCTCGTCGTCGGTTTCGAGCAGGCTGAACGCGTAGATGACGGCGGTGTCGGGCATCAGCGGAATCGAGAGCGTGACCGCCAGTCCGACGTAGCCGTACCGCCGGACGAACGACGTGACGCGGCCCTCGATGGGTGCGGCGCTCGACCCGAAACTGAACCGCCCGAGTAGCCACCACGTCGACAGCGACTCGACGGTGCCGCGCCCGACGCGGTACGCGACGACGCTCCCGATGGCCTTCCCGACGGCGCTCACGGCGACGACGACGGCGATGCTCGCGACCGGTGGCACGCCAGGCACCATCTTCGCCGCCGGAATCAACACCAGTTCGCCGGGGAGCGGGAGGACGAACGCGACGAGAAAAGAGAAGGCGAACACCAAGAGGAGTCCGAGCGGACCGGTCGTCGTCGCTACGAGCGTCTCTATCGCGCCCAGCATCACTGCGCCCCGGCTTCGGGGAGGGACTGCCGAGGGTGGCACGCCGTTGCGGGGACCAACCGCGTCGGGGGCGGACTACCTGTCACGCCCAGGGGTACCGAGCAATGGGACGTAAAGGATTCTACTTCGAACGAGCGCGGGTCGGCGCCGGTGGCGCGCGGTGGGGCCGAGCCGGCGACCGTCAGTCGTCGTCGGGCGCCTCGACGCGGTCGCCACACCACTGACAGAAGTCGAGGTCCGGGTCGTGGGAGCGCCGGCAGTTCGGACACGTCGGCCACGCCGTCTGGTCGATGCGGACGCGCCGCCGGGCGTTGTAGGCACGTGCGGCGACGTACGCGTCGACGGTGGCGAGCGCGGAGAGGACGAGCAACGGGAGGACGGCGCCTGCGGGGGCGTCCCCGAGAACGTACGCCTGTACGGTGGCCGGCCCGACGAGGTACGACGTGCCGAGGAGGACGAACAGCCACCCGAGCGCGCGCCGCCAGCGTCGGAGGTAGAGGTGGCCGAGACCGACGGCGAAGGCGGTCAGGAGCGCGGCGAGCCACGGCCGTTTCTGGGCCGACCCGTTCATGTATTGAACGAACGTTCACCGAGGTATAGGTATTCTGGTCGGCGAGGCGCGGTACCTCGACCGGTAGTTTAAGTATTTACCAAATGGTTAGTCACGGGTGTGAGACTCCAATGACCGACACGAGAACCCGACAGTATCTCGCGCTCGGCGCGATAAGCGCCGTCGTCTCGCTCGTGATTCTCCCGCTCGCCGGCCTCGCCTCGGTGTACAGCGGGTACAAGGTGTACGGCGACACGCGCGCCGTCTACAGTTACCTGCTCGCGGGCGTCGGCGCGTTCTCCGTCCTCCTCTGGGTCGGCTACGTCGCGACGCTGTGACCGCGAGAACGGCGAGCGACGCCGCGCGACCCGAAAGGGACACCTCCGTCGAACACGCAACCACGAGGCAATGACCGGCGACGACCCCGACCAGTTGGACCCCGGAAAACGGGACATCATGGAAGCCACGTACAGCGCGCTCACCAAACACGGGTACGGCGACCTGACGATACAGCAAATCGCCGACGAGTTCGAGAACAGCAAGACGCTGCTGTACTACCACTACGACAGCAAGGACGCCCTCCTCCTCGATTTCCTCGACTACGTCCTCCAGCAGTTCCTCGCAGACCTCCCCGACGCCTCTGAATCGCCCCGGGAGGAACTGGAGACGCTCGTCGACACGCTGCTGCCGACGACCGTCGACGACGACCCGTACCGCGTGATGCTGGCGATGTTCGAACTGCGCGTGAACGCGCCCCACGACGAGGACTGCCGCGAGCAGTACCTCGCCGTCGAGGACGAACTCGCCGACTACATCCGCGACGTCCTCGCGCGCGGCGTCGACGCCGGCGAGTTCGAACCCCTCGACCTCGACGTGGAGACCGAACTGCTCGTCTCGTTGCTCGTCGGGACGCGCGCCCGCCGCCTCACCGTCTACGACCCCGACGAGTCCATCGAGTCGCTGAAAGCCGCGATTCGCGCGCACGTCGACCGCATCACCGCCGACTAGCCCGCCCGGTCACGCGCCGTCGGCGCGGTGGAGGGGCGCGCGCGAAATCGTCTCCCGGAGGCGCGGAATCGACTCGCGGCCGCCGTCGCGGACGGCCGCCGCGACCGCGGCCACCTCCTCGCGGGACACTTTCACCGGTCGGTCGGTGGCGGCGTCGGCCGGCCGCTTGGACAGTTCCCTGAGCGTCCCGACGGCGAGGAGGTAGGGGAGCGCCCACGCGACGACCGTGTTGCCGTCTCCGAGCGGCATCGCCTGCAGGTACGCCTCGGCGCCGTCGCGGTGGGATTTCGCGCGTTCGACGACTCGCTCGACGACACGCGCGACGCCCGACCGGTTCTCGTCGGCGAGCAGTCGGTCCTGTGAGACGCCCTCGGCGGCCAGCCAGTCGGCGGGCAGGTAGACGTTCCGTTCGGTCGCGTAGTCGTCGCGGACGTCCTTCGCGACGTTCACGAGTTGGAGGAGGCGCCCGAAGTGTTCGGCGTTGGTGCGGAGGGCGTTCGCGCGGCCTGCCGGGAGCGACTGCCGGGCGAGGAGGTTCGTGACGAGCGTGCCGACGGTGCCGGCGACGTAGTGACAGTAACTCCGGAGTTCGACGTCCGTCTGGATGCGGAGGCCGTCCTCGTCGGCGTACCGGTCGACGAAGCGCGTCATCCCGTCGACTAACTCCAGTATCGGCGGTCGCATCGCCGCGCGGACCGCCGGGTCGAAGTCGGCGAAGGTCGCCAGCACGGTCGGCGCGTCGGCGACGAGGCGCCAGTCGGCGTCGCGCTCGTCGGGACGCGTCCGGCGGTCGGGAATCCGCGGTGCGACGGCGGCCGCGAAGTCGTCGGCGGTCGTGTCCGTCCCCGGGTCGAGGGCGTCCCGGTACGTCTCCAGGAGGGCGACGCGACGCTCGGGCGAGACGTGGGTGGTGTCCTCGACGGTGTCAGGGATGCGACAGAGGAGGTAGCCGACGCAGACGTAGTCGGCCATCGGTGCCGCGAGCTGGTCGACGGTGAGCGCGAACGTCCGGGAGACGTCTTGGACGGTGCGGTGGCAGTACGTGCGGTCCGGGGCGTCGCCGCGCCGGGAGTGCTGTGTTGTCATCGGTGGGGCGGAGTGTGTCGGGCGGCCGCGTCTGGGTGTGCGAGCCCTCGCGCTGTTGAATGCACAGTTAGTATTTATATTCAGCGTCTCCGAGAGACGACAGAATGCACCTCCAGACCCCGTGTAGTGTTCTGAGGTGTGTTTCCAGAAAGTACTTTACTAAACGTTCAATAGATAAGTATCGTGTACGACTTCACCGACACTATCGTGCTCGTCACCGGCGCCGGGTCGGGTATCGGACGGGCCACCGCGCACCGATTCGCGGCCGACGGTGCGACCGTCGTCGTCGCCGACATCGACACCGAGAGCGGCCACGAGACGGCCGGGGAAATCGAGGACCGCGGCGGCGACGCCACGTTCGTCGAAGTCGACGTCAGTCGGCCGGCGTCGATAGCGGCGCTCGTGAACACGACACTGAACGAGCACGGCCGCCTCGACGTGGCGGTCAACAACGCCGCCACCGGGAACCGGCCGGCGCCAATCACCGACATCGACGAGGAGGAGTGGCACCGCGTGCTCGACGTCAACCAGACCGGCGTCTGGGCGGGTATGAAACACGAACTCCCGGCGCTGTTCGAATCCGGCGGCGGCGCCATCGTCAACGTCGCGTCGAAGGCAGGCATCCGCGGGAGTCCGGGGCGCACGCCGTACGGCGCGAGCAAGCACGGCGTCGTCGGACTGACGCGGTCGGCCGCGCTGGAGGTGGCCGACGAGGCCGTCCGCATCAACGCGGTCTGCCCGACCATCGTGGACACGCCGGCGCTCCAGTCGATGACCGAGCGCGAGCGCGAACAGGTCGTCGGGAACGTCCCGATGGGCCGGCCCGCCGACCCCGAGGAGGTGGCGAACGCCATCGCGTGGCTGAGTTCGGACGAGGCGTCGTTCGTCACCGGCCACGCGCTCCCCGTCGACGGCGGCGAGACCCAACAGTAGCCGTTCCGACTGCGGCCCGAAGGCGAACGCGGGCTAAATTTTATCTCCCCGACAGTTATACGTCGTGACGTATGTCCCCACAGCACAACCTCGCGGACTACGAGTCGCGATACGAGTCGTTCGCCTGGGACGACATCTACGCCGAAGCCGACTGGGACGCCCCCGAGTCGCTGAACATCGCCCACGAGGTCGCCGACCGCCACGCCGCTGGCGGCGACCGAATCGCCCTCCAGCAGGTCGGCGTCGACGGCGACGCGACCCAATTGACGTTCGCGGAACTCGCCGACCAGACCAGCCAGTTCGCGAACGTCCTCGAATCCCTCGGCGTCCAGCGGGGCGAACGCGTGTTCTCCTACATGCCCCGCATCCCCGAGCACTTCGTCGCGCTCGTCGGCACGCTCAAGCGCGGCGCGACGTGGGGGAGCATCAACGAGCGCTTCGGCCCGGACGGCATCGCGTACCGCCTCGACGACTGCGACGCCACCACCGTCGTCACCACCTCCGAGAACCGCGACACCATCGAGCGAGCGCTCGACGACGTGCCGAGCGTCGAGCACGTCGTCGTGGTCGACCGCGGCGACGGAATCCGCGACGGCGACGTGGACTTCGCGGACGCGATGGCCGACGCGAGCACCGACTACGAGACGGCCCAGACCGGCGGCGAGGACGACGCAATGCTCTACTACACGTCCGGAACGACCGGGCCCGCGAAGGGCGTGCGCCACAAGCACCGCTGGATTGCGGGCGTCGCCGCGACCCAGCGCTACAGCGTCGACCTCCAAGAGGGAGACCTCTACTGGTCGACCGGCGACCTCGGGTGGCTCACCGGCGCCATCAACGCGCTCGGCGCGTGGTTCTGGGGCACCACGCTGTTCGTCTACGAGGGCGAGTTCGACCCCGAGACGTGGGCCGACCTGCTCGACGACTACCCCGTGTCGGTGCTGTTCTCGGTGCCGACCGCCTACCGGATGCTCCGCGAGAACGAGGGCGTCCTCGACGGCGCCGACCTCGACCTGCGGCACGCGCTGTCCATCGGCGAACCGCTGTCGGCGGGCGTCGTCGAGTGGGGCGAGGACGCCCTCGGCGTGACGATTCTGGACACCTACGGCCAGACCGAGACAGGGAACATGATAATCAACAACTACCCGACGATGGAGTTGCGCCCCGGCTCCATGGGCAAACCCCTCCCCGGCATCGAGGCCGCCGTGGTCGACCCCGAGACCGGCGAGGTCCTGCCGCCCGGCGAGACGGGAGAAATCGCCCAGCGCGGCGACTACCCGTGTTTCTTCGCGGGCTACTGGGAGAACCCCGAGAAGACCGACGCCTGCTTCGTCGACGGCCCCGACGGCGAGTGGTATCTCTCGGGTGACCTCGCGCACGTCGACGAGGACGGCTACTTCTGGTTCGAGGGCCGCGCCGACGACGTCATCCTCTCCTCGGGCTACCGCATCGGCCCCTTCGAGGTCGAGAGTTCCCTCGGCGAACACGACGCCGTCGCGGAGGCCGCCGTCGTCCCCAAACCACACCGCGAGCGCGGCAACATCGTGAAGGCGTACGTCGTCCCGAGCGAGGCCGCGACCCCCAGCGAGGACCTGAAGACCGACGTCCGCGACCACGTCAAATCCGAACTCTCCGCCCACGAGTACCCCCGCGAAATCGAGTTCGTCGACGACCTCCCGAAGACGGTCACCGGGAAGATTCGCCGGACAGAACTGCAGGACGACGCCGAAGCGGAAGCCGACGTGGAGTGAAACCCACACCGAGCGCTTGCGAGGTACAGAATCCGCCACCGCTCGGTGTGAAGCGAGAACCGCCGAGGGAGTGGATGGGCCCTGGCGGATTTGAACCACCGCTCACCCGGTGTCCCACAGTCCCGCCGCGCGAGGCGACGGGAGACTGGTATGAGCCGGGGGCTTTGAACCAGACTAAGCTAAGGGCCCTGTGTGCCCAGATTTCTGTGGGACGGCCTTTAGCGTATCGGGTTGCTCCAGGGCGTTCAGCGACACCGCCGCCGCGTGCGGTTCGTGGTCGGTGCTGTCGGCATCGTCGGTTCGGCACGCCGAGTAGAGAAAGCGGGCGTGCTGTCTCGGACGGCCGTCACCTGGTCTGAATTTCGAATCGGACGCCGTCGGAGGACTCGCTGTCGCCGATTTCGATGCGCCAGTCGTGCGCGAGGACGATCTGCCGGACGCTCGCCATCCCCATCCCGGTGCCGCCGTTGTACTCTTTCGTCGAGAATCCCTGTTCGAACACGCGCTCTCGGTTCTTCTCGGGGATTCCCGGCCCGTTGTCTTCGAGGTAGATGCCGTCCTCGAAGGAGCCGACGCGAACGTCCACCGGTGGTTCGCCGTGTTCTATCGAGTTCCCGAGGAGGTTGTCGAACATCCGACGGACGGCTTCCGGGTTCCCGTGAACCGTCGGCGTGCCGTCGACTTCGAGTGACCCCGTGTCCCCGTGTTGGTCCAGGGAGTCCCAGATGCCTTCGACGAGTTCTCGCACGTCGATTTTCTGGTGTTCGCCGACGATGGTGCCGGACTCCAGGGCGTCGGCGACGTCGTCTATCAGTTGGCTCATCCGGTCGAGGGACGGGAGCGCTTCCTCGACGTGTTCGACGTCCCCGGTCTCGACCGCCAGCTCCAGTCGGCCGCGAATCGTCTGGAGCGGGTTCTGCATGTCGTGTGAGAGGACGCCGGCGAGCGACCCGAACTCCTCGAGCAGTTCTCGTCGCGCCGTGACGTCCTCCTGAAACCCGACGAAGTGTTCGGCGTCGCCGTCCGCGTCGGTCAGCGGGATTACCGTGACGCGGTTCCAGAACAGTTCCCCGTCTCGGCGGTAGTTCCGGAGTTCAACACTCACCGCTTCGCCGGCGTCGATGGCGGCGGCCAGTTCGGCGACCGGTTCGTCGCGCGTTCGCTCCCCTTGGAGGAATCGACAGTTGCGGCCGAGGACGTCCGACTGGGAGTAGCCCGTCGTCTCGACGAATCCGTCGTTCGCGTAAACGATGGGGTTGTCCGGCTGGGCCGCGTCGGTGATGGTGATTCCGATGGGCGTCTCGTCCATCGCGCGTTCTTTCAGCGAGAGCTCGTCGCGGACCGCTTCGGCGTCGTCGGTCTCGGAGACGGTGCAGACCAAGGTGTCCTCGTCCGTGTATATCAAGCGGTGGTCGACGGTGACGGTCTCGCCGTTCTTGTGGCGGTAGTCCGTTTCGCCGACCCATTCGCCGTCTCTCGCCTGCGGGAGCATCTCTTCGGCGACGCGGGCCGTTTCGTCCTCCGCGTACAGGATGTCCCAGTGTCGCCCGAGTAGTTCCGTCCGTTCGTAGCCGACGATGTCCGCGTACGCCTCGTTGACGTAGACGAACTCGCCGTCGGTGTCGAGGAGGCTGATGCCGTCGTGGGCCGTTTCGATGGCGCGGAATCCGCACGCGACCTGGCGTTCGGCGCGACGCCGGGAGACGGCCTGTTCGATGCGGTTCGCGAGCACCTCGTACTGCTCCGTGCCGCCCTCTTTCTGGAGGTATTCGGTGACGCCGGCGGATATCGCCTCACTGGCGATTTCCTCGCTGCCTTTCCCGGTGAACAGGATGAACGGGAGGTCAGGGGCGTCCTCGCGGATGGCTTCGAGGACGTCCAGGCCGTCCATCGCTGGCATGTCGTAGTCACAGACGACGCAGTCGACGTCGCCCTCTCGGGCGAGTTCCACGCCGTCGGACGGCGTGGTCTCGGTTCGAACCTCGAAGAACTCGCGTTCCCGTTCGAGGAACACCGAGACGAGGTCGGCGAAGTCGTCGTCGTCTTCGATGTGGAGGACGGTAACGCCTTCGTCGACGTCCGTGAGGAGGGCTTGGCGGTCCAGTTCTGACCCGATTGTGAGGCCGTCGGGCGGTGTGTTCGTCTCTTCGCTCATGTGCTGTCGTACCTAGCCGGAGTCGGTCGGTGCGGGTGACCGCGAGCAGTCAATAGTGGAACTACAGGAGCCCCTACACCCACCCATAGCGGGCGTGACATTCCGAAATGTAATAAATCCCTTCCTAACTAATTCGAGGGTTTTCCGATGTTCGTAAAGAGGTTTGATTTTCGAAAACGAGACAGATTTTGCTTCGAGAAGTGTATTTCCTGGACCGGGTTTTTGTGTCGCCGCGTCACAAGTTGCGAGATTTTTACCGATAGAGAACGGCGTGAGTAATATTTTTACCACACCCCTCGTATTCTGGACGTAACCGAGCCGAATGCCACACCAACTCGACGACACCGATAGGGAGTTACTCCGGCTCCTCCAGTCGAACGCACGGTACACCGCGACCGAGCTCGCCGACCGAATCGGTGTCTCCGACAACACGGTCCACAACCGAATGGCCCGCCTCGAAGACGCCGGCGTCATCACCGGCTACAAGGCCACCGTCGACCCCGGCGAAGCGGGCCTCGACCTCTTCTTTCATTTCATCTGCACGACCCGAATCAGCAACCGCGCCGACGTCGCCGAACAGATCATGACCTTCCCGGAGGTGCTCGAAGTGACCGAACTCATGACCGGCCAGGAGAACCTCCACATCAAGATGGTCGGAGCGACCGACAGAGACGTCACGGACATGGCAGAGCGGCTCGACGAACTCCCGCTCGAAATCAACGACGAGACGCTCATCCGCACCAACCACACCAAGCCCATCGACTTCACGAGCGTCCCGGGCACGGACCGAGACGACGAGTGACGCGCCCGCGTTCCGGCGCGAACGCACACTCGGACCCCCGAAGGACTGGAATCCGGGAGGTAACGGAGGGTTCGACGCGCGTGTGGTCCCCCACCACAGAGGACGGAGTCGGGGCTGCTCACTCCGGGGAGGACGCGCGCGCTCGGCCGACCGCGGCGGCGAGCGCGAACACGTACCCGAGTCCGTACTGGACGTCGGGGTCGCGAAGTTCACGGAGCAACCCGACGGGGCCGACTCGCTCGGCGGGCTGGCGTTCGGTTTCGCCGACGGCCGCGAGGAGAGACTCGATGCCGTCTCGGGTGTCGTCGTCGGCGGCTGTCTGTGCGACCTCGCCGAGTGACGCGCCGGTCCCGGCGAGCGTGGTCACCATCTCGTCGTCGAGGGCCGCGGTGGCGAGCGACACGACCTCGGCGAGTTCCACGAGTTCGTCGAGCGTGCCGCGCTCTTGGAGGTCGACCAGCGTCTCGAGAGCGTCCTGGAGTTCGGCGCCGTTCTCGCCGACCGCCGCGGCCAACTCGACGGTCTCGTCGGTCGCGATCCCGTCCGCGGACTCGGCGAGCGTCGACCCGGTCGCCGAGAGGTCGCGGACCATCTCGTCGGAGAGCGCGCGCTCGCCCAACGAGAGCACGTCGAGGAGTTCGTTGACGGCGTCGAGGTTCTCGACGAAGTCGGCGACCGCCTCGGGGTTCTCCTCGATTGCCGACTCGAGCGCCGACCGCTCGAGTTCTCCGTTCTCAGTCATGGTCAGAGCAACCCCCGTGCGGTGAGCCAGTAGGACTCGTTGTACGCGAGTTTCGACCAGTGCAGTTTCTGGGACGGCGGCGCCGGCGACGGCGGGTTCTCGTAGTCGAACTCGACGAACGACGCCGCGTCCATGCCGGTCTCGATGAAACACAGCGTCTTCCCGTCGTAGGTCGCGGTCGCCGGGCGTCCGCGAATCTCGCTGGCGAGGCGCTGG
The nucleotide sequence above comes from Halobacterium litoreum. Encoded proteins:
- a CDS encoding bacterio-opsin activator domain-containing protein; its protein translation is MVPSDSVLDSSAVLVVGQTNWATAVADALRERTDAAVERVDTASDALDAGDADCVVTAADLPDDSGVALTRALREHTATLPVILGAASGSERLASDAVAAGVSEYVAVRDPLADSVDETLERAERAVREARRTTTQRERARQFDAIFHDARTATWVLDADGRLERVNQTARDFLDANAGDLVGDAFWTLPWWPADDGTREDIRRVVDSALDGGFGHAVVTRSGVADDRVVELSAQSVTDERGNVVSVVVEGVDTTERVDLERDLRQSEQLHRVTLSNMTDTVLMTDEDGEYTYVCPNVHFIFGYTADEIRDLGPIDELLGDDLFDREELAEGGVLKNIEVTATDKAGREHTLLVNVREVSIQDGTLLYSCRDITMRKQREQALATLQETARDFLYAETHGEIAQQVVADAASVLDLDATAVYLFDADDNDLRPAAHSQGMRDLHGPLPTVHADGETLPSYSFVEDEPLFFDDVHDADRLGNPATDLRSAAFIPLGNHGVFVAGSNEVGAFDEVTRELADLLAATAEAALDRVRRESRLREQDRELQRQNDQLTTLNRTNETIREIDRALVRAETHEEIDRAVCERLADDDRFRFAWVGSVDAATGAVTPRAWAGDGKGYLDEQSFDPDADAAEPAVRTAATGDVTKVANVPADLRAAPWRKRALARDFLSALSIPLAYNDLTHGVLTVYAATPDAFDETIRTVLEELGETIAAAISASERKRALLTTSMTRVEFDVTDRSFVLAQLARAADCTLAYEGGVQQTTDGSHVFVVVEDAAVDGVVAAASDLVAVDDARAVGGGESGGVVRLALSEPFVATSLADHGAILRNATVSPSETHIVVDVPERVDARHVTQLVERSFADADLAAKQTREQASENGFYAGVLDDLTARQLEVLETAYYSGFFESPRKSTGEDVADSLGISPQAFYQHVRAVQRKLVAALVDDHVPIATSGTT
- a CDS encoding zinc ribbon domain-containing protein: MNGSAQKRPWLAALLTAFAVGLGHLYLRRWRRALGWLFVLLGTSYLVGPATVQAYVLGDAPAGAVLPLLVLSALATVDAYVAARAYNARRRVRIDQTAWPTCPNCRRSHDPDLDFCQWCGDRVEAPDDD
- a CDS encoding TetR/AcrR family transcriptional regulator translates to MTGDDPDQLDPGKRDIMEATYSALTKHGYGDLTIQQIADEFENSKTLLYYHYDSKDALLLDFLDYVLQQFLADLPDASESPREELETLVDTLLPTTVDDDPYRVMLAMFELRVNAPHDEDCREQYLAVEDELADYIRDVLARGVDAGEFEPLDLDVETELLVSLLVGTRARRLTVYDPDESIESLKAAIRAHVDRITAD
- a CDS encoding squalene/phytoene synthase family protein, giving the protein MTTQHSRRGDAPDRTYCHRTVQDVSRTFALTVDQLAAPMADYVCVGYLLCRIPDTVEDTTHVSPERRVALLETYRDALDPGTDTTADDFAAAVAPRIPDRRTRPDERDADWRLVADAPTVLATFADFDPAVRAAMRPPILELVDGMTRFVDRYADEDGLRIQTDVELRSYCHYVAGTVGTLVTNLLARQSLPAGRANALRTNAEHFGRLLQLVNVAKDVRDDYATERNVYLPADWLAAEGVSQDRLLADENRSGVARVVERVVERAKSHRDGAEAYLQAMPLGDGNTVVAWALPYLLAVGTLRELSKRPADAATDRPVKVSREEVAAVAAAVRDGGRESIPRLRETISRAPLHRADGA
- a CDS encoding SDR family NAD(P)-dependent oxidoreductase → MYDFTDTIVLVTGAGSGIGRATAHRFAADGATVVVADIDTESGHETAGEIEDRGGDATFVEVDVSRPASIAALVNTTLNEHGRLDVAVNNAATGNRPAPITDIDEEEWHRVLDVNQTGVWAGMKHELPALFESGGGAIVNVASKAGIRGSPGRTPYGASKHGVVGLTRSAALEVADEAVRINAVCPTIVDTPALQSMTEREREQVVGNVPMGRPADPEEVANAIAWLSSDEASFVTGHALPVDGGETQQ
- a CDS encoding acyl-CoA synthetase, producing the protein MSPQHNLADYESRYESFAWDDIYAEADWDAPESLNIAHEVADRHAAGGDRIALQQVGVDGDATQLTFAELADQTSQFANVLESLGVQRGERVFSYMPRIPEHFVALVGTLKRGATWGSINERFGPDGIAYRLDDCDATTVVTTSENRDTIERALDDVPSVEHVVVVDRGDGIRDGDVDFADAMADASTDYETAQTGGEDDAMLYYTSGTTGPAKGVRHKHRWIAGVAATQRYSVDLQEGDLYWSTGDLGWLTGAINALGAWFWGTTLFVYEGEFDPETWADLLDDYPVSVLFSVPTAYRMLRENEGVLDGADLDLRHALSIGEPLSAGVVEWGEDALGVTILDTYGQTETGNMIINNYPTMELRPGSMGKPLPGIEAAVVDPETGEVLPPGETGEIAQRGDYPCFFAGYWENPEKTDACFVDGPDGEWYLSGDLAHVDEDGYFWFEGRADDVILSSGYRIGPFEVESSLGEHDAVAEAAVVPKPHRERGNIVKAYVVPSEAATPSEDLKTDVRDHVKSELSAHEYPREIEFVDDLPKTVTGKIRRTELQDDAEAEADVE
- a CDS encoding PAS domain-containing protein encodes the protein MSEETNTPPDGLTIGSELDRQALLTDVDEGVTVLHIEDDDDFADLVSVFLEREREFFEVRTETTPSDGVELAREGDVDCVVCDYDMPAMDGLDVLEAIREDAPDLPFILFTGKGSEEIASEAISAGVTEYLQKEGGTEQYEVLANRIEQAVSRRRAERQVACGFRAIETAHDGISLLDTDGEFVYVNEAYADIVGYERTELLGRHWDILYAEDETARVAEEMLPQARDGEWVGETDYRHKNGETVTVDHRLIYTDEDTLVCTVSETDDAEAVRDELSLKERAMDETPIGITITDAAQPDNPIVYANDGFVETTGYSQSDVLGRNCRFLQGERTRDEPVAELAAAIDAGEAVSVELRNYRRDGELFWNRVTVIPLTDADGDAEHFVGFQEDVTARRELLEEFGSLAGVLSHDMQNPLQTIRGRLELAVETGDVEHVEEALPSLDRMSQLIDDVADALESGTIVGEHQKIDVRELVEGIWDSLDQHGDTGSLEVDGTPTVHGNPEAVRRMFDNLLGNSIEHGEPPVDVRVGSFEDGIYLEDNGPGIPEKNRERVFEQGFSTKEYNGGTGMGMASVRQIVLAHDWRIEIGDSESSDGVRFEIQTR
- a CDS encoding Lrp/AsnC family transcriptional regulator, encoding MPHQLDDTDRELLRLLQSNARYTATELADRIGVSDNTVHNRMARLEDAGVITGYKATVDPGEAGLDLFFHFICTTRISNRADVAEQIMTFPEVLEVTELMTGQENLHIKMVGATDRDVTDMAERLDELPLEINDETLIRTNHTKPIDFTSVPGTDRDDE
- a CDS encoding DUF1641 domain-containing protein, producing the protein MTENGELERSALESAIEENPEAVADFVENLDAVNELLDVLSLGERALSDEMVRDLSATGSTLAESADGIATDETVELAAAVGENGAELQDALETLVDLQERGTLDELVELAEVVSLATAALDDEMVTTLAGTGASLGEVAQTAADDDTRDGIESLLAAVGETERQPAERVGPVGLLRELRDPDVQYGLGYVFALAAAVGRARASSPE